The following are encoded together in the Oscillatoria salina IIICB1 genome:
- a CDS encoding hybrid sensor histidine kinase/response regulator, with protein MITNTETAIILIVDDTPANLEILSDTLAEANFQVAVALDGESALEQVKYKPPDLILLDVMMPGMDGFETCTQLKADPTTREIPVIFMTALSETSNKVKGLSLGAVDYITKPFQQEEVLARVNVHLQLYNLTRTLEQKVAERTAELSLALKKLQDTQLQLVQKEKTSLLGQLVTGIAYEIKNPINFIHGNLFHAHQYVQDLLKLLQSYQQDSPQISPETESLIQEVDLDFLKKDFPKLLVSMQTGTERIQELIQAVRSFSGLEKSQVKAVDLHALIDSVLLILGSRLQGNLDRLPVEIIREYGFLPLVECYSEDISQVLLIILTHCLNAINESEIREQNLAVSVREHEPQIQPTIRIRTIQVDSRRVKLIFVHNGKQISEAEKKQLFEDFFALNYWGEKNNLGLYLSYQVITKKYRGKLDYSPLTTRGMKFILEIPTQIAEKSDR; from the coding sequence ATGATAACTAATACGGAAACTGCGATTATTTTAATTGTTGATGATACTCCAGCTAATTTAGAAATTTTATCTGATACTTTAGCTGAGGCTAATTTTCAAGTTGCTGTTGCTCTGGATGGCGAAAGTGCTCTCGAACAGGTTAAATATAAGCCACCAGATTTAATTTTACTTGACGTAATGATGCCGGGAATGGATGGCTTTGAAACTTGTACTCAGCTTAAAGCCGATCCTACTACTCGCGAAATTCCGGTGATTTTTATGACGGCTTTGTCGGAAACTTCTAATAAGGTTAAAGGTCTTTCTTTAGGTGCTGTAGATTATATTACTAAGCCTTTTCAACAAGAAGAAGTCTTGGCTCGTGTTAATGTTCATTTGCAATTATATAATTTGACGAGAACGTTGGAGCAAAAAGTAGCAGAACGAACGGCTGAACTTTCTCTAGCTTTGAAAAAGCTACAAGATACTCAATTGCAATTAGTCCAAAAAGAGAAAACTTCTTTACTCGGTCAGTTGGTAACAGGTATAGCTTATGAAATTAAAAATCCGATTAATTTTATTCACGGTAATCTTTTTCATGCTCATCAATATGTTCAAGATTTACTCAAATTGCTACAAAGTTATCAGCAAGATTCTCCGCAAATTTCTCCAGAAACTGAGAGTTTAATTCAAGAGGTGGATTTAGATTTTCTCAAAAAAGATTTTCCTAAATTATTAGTTTCGATGCAGACTGGTACGGAACGTATTCAGGAACTTATCCAAGCAGTACGAAGTTTTTCTGGGCTGGAAAAATCCCAGGTTAAAGCAGTAGATTTACACGCTTTGATTGATAGTGTTTTACTCATTTTAGGAAGTCGTTTGCAAGGAAATTTAGACCGTTTACCCGTAGAAATTATTAGAGAATATGGTTTTTTACCTTTGGTTGAATGCTATTCTGAAGATATTAGTCAAGTGTTGCTGATTATTCTTACTCATTGTCTTAATGCGATTAATGAATCAGAAATTAGAGAACAAAATTTAGCTGTTTCTGTCCGCGAGCATGAACCGCAGATTCAACCAACAATTCGAATTCGTACTATTCAGGTTGATTCTCGGCGAGTAAAATTGATTTTTGTTCACAATGGAAAACAAATTAGTGAAGCTGAAAAAAAACAGTTATTTGAAGATTTCTTTGCTCTTAATTATTGGGGAGAAAAAAATAACTTAGGTTTGTATCTGAGCTATCAAGTTATTACTAAAAAATATCGAGGTAAATTAGATTATTCCCCTTTAACCACGAGAGGTATGAAATTTATCCTGGAAATTCCGACGCAAATTGCCGAAAAATCAGATCGGTAG